A window from Myxocyprinus asiaticus isolate MX2 ecotype Aquarium Trade chromosome 37, UBuf_Myxa_2, whole genome shotgun sequence encodes these proteins:
- the LOC127427729 gene encoding claudin-34-like, whose protein sequence is MPYLAHTAHTQFVGLWLGTVGWILIIVTIGLVEWRVWEVSDLSVITSGLAWIGIWRVCFYSHAPILSGREIMFCQRIHLTESFTPPEIVAAQVLMIVSLILGLMGNASAVYGLRNIYFGLSKFKPIRIAFCSGGVLYILTGVTTMVPIFWNLSSVVNNQTIAFPQTFRMPSAPINQYVGPGIAVGIFASSMVVCSGVVFLSYRVPVVLEPKVSLSWPGEGRSGNRSQGTDNPAFLTQENI, encoded by the coding sequence ATGCCTTACCTAGCACACACGGCCCACACTCAGTTTGTGGGGCTCTGGCTCGGTACGGTTGGTTGGATTCTCATCATAGTGACCATCGGACTGGTGGAGTGGAGGGTTTGGGAAGTGTCCGATCTGTCGGTCATCACCTCCGGTTTGGCTTGGATCGGCATCTGGAGAGTGTGTTTTTACAGTCACGCTCCAATCTTATCCGGAAGAGAAATTATGTTTTGCCAAAGAATTCATTTGACAGAATCATTCACGCCACCTGAGATAGTTGCAGCACAGGTCCTCATGATAGTGTCTTTGATTTTGGGGCTTATGGGTAATGCCAGCGCTGTTTATGGCCTCAGGAATATTTACTTCGGATTGAGCAAGTTCAAACCCATCAGAATTGCTTTTTGTTCCGGTGGTGTTTTGTATATTCTCACTGGAGTTACCACAATGGTTCCCATTTTTTGGAATCTCAGTTCTGTTGTGAACAACCAGACAATCGCTTTCCCTCAAACATTTCGCATGCCTTCTGCTCCCATAAACCAATACGTTGGACCAGGTATCGCTGTTGGGATTTTCGCATCATCAATGGTGGTTTGTAGTGGGGTGGTCTTCCTGTCTTACAGGGTCCCGGTTGTGTTGGAACCCAAAGTAAGCCTGTCCTGGCCTGGGGAAGGACGCTCGGGAAACAGAAGCCAGGGAACTGACAATCCAGCTTTCTTAACTCAAGAGAACATTTGA
- the LOC127427724 gene encoding protein Shroom2-like isoform X2 — protein sequence MESVEPSTHAFSKEPALSNKPSSVEDHPMVEKAANKRTSACNAFLSGSTDHSAPRGIIPTEGMFYRGSPNEIGVPSDCHRYLQIPMGNGGQVSPSMEDQAGSKFSSSGRSNHGPVWHVPENKLLTSAASPAPPPPLRSDSFTATRVHEKTMVGSFPEGLPSFPQQKSHCRAVDRPFDDYHASDRGHEVRHSFNLPQKKDFLHPYLSVENYNPNQQNTNKQFSHSSTDVRQGQNPFTYELQHQRQHSDESPFSMNPGTTYTTKTQSIGNYYRSLQDLPNNTGSRNQARTSTASLLNTAFDHNHEGQAHFRYYCITAQQPSLESSTLAQGWMGDEWRSDTGTTQGVTERSFVGSQKVIKTKYPQPYLSLPENKSSSGYSKQQTISLPSSEAASLGPDRVISKSSSGEREREGQKKKFADVKQQPSRQESNHQTEQKNPVSTYHQDNPWIIKQDQKICPQKTPMLHSLAQESKKADKSIITSKVGGHQETTDSLGGKQGRRSDRYATTLRNEIQQKKAQLQKSRSAATLTCPSEVEEDSGIWKSNETSTSSSDGSFTNTYKDHLKEAQAKVLKATSFMRKDLELPENEASPGQAPKRLGPVHGQVTRIGGRKRFSMDKKIHSFSEPDKINEVGVEDKLGSFVDRYKFFEGSCRLTLQKPIPKQSLLSPSEDLNERKSKLTGDGESILRAPIKQSKSSHSYLNAEEQQRLGTFAEYEATWNLKKKPLERRTTGRYHSAENILDSGLDESNSAVCIHERSRSSPSADFCGQNIPLPPRQSPVQSPSECKDQQQTCITSLSEREHDPVIISEPLESITLNVLEKEHTAASLLLNQRLRPDSRHPPSLSSHHLQVPVSEQILPKNKMLEPQRSAQVRMDKKLETMGPSRVAQEVQPIAQGITAVQTPSPDSTQGSTRLCTTHCPLEHLERDMFLTTEQENGQKSDSGGLFSLLGRSSISPQRNADLTITSANRTRSPSPQFFPQRFTDEPLTTVQKKDPHSYKMEETLEPNTAGRKVPIQIVYLENGSERDCRNYLLHGETLGGSEFPITSQLKQLDSPEQPKSLFSACARPDPNRNTDRTSSEHQIDNETVRTDSLSEHSEEDLKREELARDIMGKDKSLVDILDQSKMKTTMDLMEGIFPQGEQLLEGAQLRRKATSKQTPPKTQQRVEDSLASSVSLVSSSSYYSTSAPKAELLIKMKDLQELMEEQDSEDELDYDVSSKKQELIDSLSKKLQVLREARESLQEDIQDNNLLGEEVEATVQTVCKPNELEKFRMFVGDLDKVVSLLLSLSGRLARVENALNNLEEGTSADEKNTLTEKRKLLIRQHEDAKELKENLDRRERLVYDILDSCLSEECLADYKHFVKMKSALIIEQRKLEDKIKLGEEQLKCLKDSMPLDQRLLY from the exons ATGGAAAGTGTAGAGCCCTCAACTCATGCTTTCTCAAAAGAGCCAGCGTTATCGAACAAGCCCAGCAGTGTAGAAGACCACCCAATGGTTGAGAAAGCTGCCAACAAACGTACCTCTGCATGTAACGCATTTTTGTCAGGCTCAACTGACCACAGTGCACCTCGGGGTATCATCCCCACAGAGGGTATGTTTTACAGAGGCAGTCCAAATGAGATTGGAGTTCCCAGTGACTGCCACAGATACCTACAGATTCCCATGGGAAATGGTGGACAAGTGAGTCCCAGCATGGAGGATCAAGCTGGCTCCAAATTCTCCTCTTCTGGGAGATCAAACCATGGGCCTGTGTGGCATGTTCCTGAGAATAAATTGTTAACTAGTGCAGCTTCACCTGCACCACCTCCTCCACTGCGTAGTGATAGTTTCACTGCCACCAGAGTTCATGAGAAGACCATGGTGGGGTCCTTTCCTGAAGGACTTCCTTCTTTTCCACAACAGAAGTCTCACTGTAGAGCTGTGGACAGACCGTTTGATGACTACCATGCCAGTGACAGAGGACATGAAGTGAGACATAGCTTTAACCTACCTCAAAAGAAAGACTTTCTTCATCCATATCTTTCAGTTGAGAACTACAACCCAAATCAGCAAAACACTAATAAACAGTTTTCCCATTCAAGCACTGATGTAAGACAAGGCCAGAATCCATTTACATATGAGCTTCAGCATCAGAGACAACACAGCGATGAGAGTCCTTTCTCCATGAACCCAGGTACTACATACACAACAAAGACCCAGAGCATTGGGAACTACTACAGAAGCCTTCAAGATCTGCCTAACAACACAGGCAGTCGAAACCAAGCGAGAACCTCGACAGCTTCCCTCTTGAACACAGCCTTTGACCACAACCATGAAGGTCAGGCTCATTTCCGTTACTACTGCATCACTGCCCAGCAGCCATCCTTGGAGTCATCTACCTTAGCACAGGGATGGATGGGTGATGAATGGAGGTCAGATACAGGGACTACACAAGGTGTCACAGAAAGAAGCTTTGTTGGTTCTCAAAAGGTCATAAAGACAAAGTATCCCCAACCCTACCTTAGTCTTCCAGAGAACAAGagctccagtggttacagcaaacAGCAGACCATCAGTCTTCCCTCAAGCGAAGCTGCATCTCTTGGACCAGATCGTGTTATCTCAAAGTCCAGctctggggagagggaaagagagggtCAAAAGAAGAAATTTGCGGATGTTAAGCAGCAGCCCTCCAGGCAGGAATCAAACCACCAGACAGAGCAGAAAAACCCTGTCTCCACTTACCACCAAGACAATCCATGGATCATCAAGCAAGATCAAAAGATCTGTCCTCAGAAGACCCCCATGTTGCACTCTTTGGCCCAGGAGAGCAAGAAGGCAGATAAATCAATAATAACATCCAAAGTAGGAGGCCATCAAGAAACAACTGATTCCCTTGGTGGCAAACAGGGAAGACGGAGTGATCGCTACGCAACTACTCTGCGCAATGAAATCCAACAGAAGAAAGCACAGCTGCAGAAAAGCAGAAGTGCAGCTACCTTGACCTGTCCAAGCGAAGTTGAGGAGGACTCTGGTATCTGGAAGTCCAATGAGACCTCTACATCCTCATCTGATGGTTCCTTCACCAACACCTACAAGGATCATCTGAAGGAAGCCCAGGCAAAAGTTCTGAAGGCCACATCTTTTATGAGGAAAGACCTGGAGCTCCCTGAGAATGAAGCTTCACCTGGCCAGGCGCCCAAACGGCTTGGGCCCGTTCATGGCCAAGTCACGCGCATTGGAGGACGCAAACGATTTTCCATggataaaaaaatacattctttctCTGAACCAGACAAGATCAATGAAGTAGGAGTTGAAGATAAACTTGGGTCCTTTGTAGACCGATATAAATTCTTTGAAGGTTCCTGTAGGTTGACCCTCCAGAAGCCCATTCCAAAGCAGTCCCTGCTTAGTCCCAGTGAAGACCTTAATGAGAGAAAAAGCAAATTAACTGGTGACGGTGAAAGTATCCTCAGAGCTCCCATCAAACAGAGTAAATCAAGCCATTCTTACCTTAATGCTGAGGAGCAACAACGGCTGGGTACATTTGCTGAATACGAGGCTACATGGAACCTGAAGAAGAAGCCACTGGAAAGAAGAACCACTGGCAGATATCACTCAGCTGAAAACATTCTGGACTCAGGCTTGGATGAATCCAACAGCGCAGTGTGTATTCACGAAAGATCTCGTTCCTCACCTTCTGCTGACTTCTGTGGTCAG AATATCCCTCTGCCACCCAGACAGTCTCCTGTGCAATCTCCATCTGAATGCAAGGACCAACAGCAGACCTGTATCACCAG TCTATCTGAAAGGGAGCATGATCCTGTTATCATCTCTGAGCCTCTGGAATCAATCACACTGAATGTTCTGGAAAAAGAACACACGGCAGCTTCTCTTCTTTTGAACCAGAGATTAAGACCTGATTCTAGGCACCCACCATCCCTCTCCTCACATCATCTCCAGGTTCCTGTGTCTGAGCAGATActtccaaaaaacaaaatgctTGAACCACAGAGGTCTGCCCAGGTTAGAATGGACAAAAAGCTGGAAACCATGGGCCCTTCCAGAGTCGCACAGGAAGTGCAGCCCATTGCACAGGGCATCACAGCAGTTCAAACTCCTTCCCCTGACTCAACTCAAGGATCCACGAGACTCTGTACTACACATTGCCCTTTAGAACACCTGGAGAGAGACATGTTCTTGACCACAGAACAAGAAAACGGTCAGAAATCAGACAGCGGGGGGCTGTTTTCTCTTTTAGGTCGTTCCTCCATTTCTCCCCAGAGGAATGCTGACCTGACCATAACCTCAGCCAACAGAACACGTTCTCCATCTCCACAGTTTTTTCCACAAAGATTTACAGATGAACCTCTGACAACTGTGCAGAAAAAGGATCCACACAG TTATAAGATGGAGGAAACACTAGAACCAAACACTGCTGGGCGCAAAGTCCCTATACAGATCGTCTATTTAGAGAACGGTTCCGAAAGAGACTGTAGAAACTATCTACTACATGGCGAAACATTGGGAGGCTCTGAGTTTCCTATAACTTCCCAACTAAAACAACTAGATTCTCCAGAGCAACCTAAGTCACTGTTTAGTGCCTGTGCTCGCCCGGATCCCAATAGAAACACTGACAGGACTTCCTCAGAACATCAAATCGACAACGAGACAGTGAGGACCGACAGTTTGTCTGAGCACTCTGAAGAGGACTTAAAAAGAGAGGAACTGGCCAGAGATATCATGGGAAAGGACAAGAGTCTGGTGGACATTTTGGATCAGAGTAAGATGAAGACCACGATGGATCTGATGGAGGGAATCTTTCCTCAAGGGGAACAGCTCCTGGAGGGGGCGCAGCTAAGGAGGAAGGCCACCTCCAAACAGACACCTCCCAAAACACAGCAGAG GGTGGAAGACAGTTTGGCTTCATCAGTGTCGTTAGTGAGCAGTTCGTCATATTACAGCACATCGGCACCCAAAGCTGAGCTGCTTATAAAGATGAAGGATCTGCAAGAGCTCATGGAGGAACAGGATTCAGAAGATGAACTCGATTATGACGTTTCCAGCAAGAAG CAAGAGTTGATCGACAGCTTAAGCAAGAAGCTCCAGGTTCTGCGAGAGGCCCGTGAAAGCCTTCAAGAGGACATACAGGACAATAATCTTCTCGGAGAGGAGGTGGAGGCCACCGTACAGACCGTCTGCAAGCCAAATGAGCTAGAGAAGTTCCGCATGTTTGTGGGGGATCTGGATAAAGTGGTCAGTCTTCTGCTGTCACTGTCCGGCAGACTCGCTCGTGTGGAAAACGCCCTGAACAACCTGGAAGAGGGAACGTCAGCTGACGAGAAG AACACTTTGACAGAGAAACGGAAACTACTGATTCGCCAGCATGAAGACGCTAAAGAACTGAAGGAGAACTTGGACAGAAGGGAACGTTTGGTGTATGACATTCTGGACAGTTGCCTGAGTGAAGAGTGTCTTGCAGACTACAAGCACTTTGTAAAAATGAAGTCAGCACTGATTATTGAGCAACGCAAACTGGAAGACAAGATCAAACTGGGTGAAGAGCAGCTCAAATGTCTGAAGGACAGTATGCCACTGGACCAGAGACTACTGTACTGA
- the LOC127427724 gene encoding protein Shroom2-like isoform X1 — MVEMVDSRVHYGVLSGENISAEHHDEDHTMKDEEFEFLELILTGGSPWGFTLRGGLEYHEPLLVTKVEDGSPAALGRLQIGDEIVSVNSLLLSGYRQEAICLVKSSHKTLSLGIKRRNESSCRPHSWHSAKPTENPTTDITKSEPNPGAEPTWQTKYDAGSPAKDNTSCWGQTNLRKVSCQFSSVGNMESVEPSTHAFSKEPALSNKPSSVEDHPMVEKAANKRTSACNAFLSGSTDHSAPRGIIPTEGMFYRGSPNEIGVPSDCHRYLQIPMGNGGQVSPSMEDQAGSKFSSSGRSNHGPVWHVPENKLLTSAASPAPPPPLRSDSFTATRVHEKTMVGSFPEGLPSFPQQKSHCRAVDRPFDDYHASDRGHEVRHSFNLPQKKDFLHPYLSVENYNPNQQNTNKQFSHSSTDVRQGQNPFTYELQHQRQHSDESPFSMNPGTTYTTKTQSIGNYYRSLQDLPNNTGSRNQARTSTASLLNTAFDHNHEGQAHFRYYCITAQQPSLESSTLAQGWMGDEWRSDTGTTQGVTERSFVGSQKVIKTKYPQPYLSLPENKSSSGYSKQQTISLPSSEAASLGPDRVISKSSSGEREREGQKKKFADVKQQPSRQESNHQTEQKNPVSTYHQDNPWIIKQDQKICPQKTPMLHSLAQESKKADKSIITSKVGGHQETTDSLGGKQGRRSDRYATTLRNEIQQKKAQLQKSRSAATLTCPSEVEEDSGIWKSNETSTSSSDGSFTNTYKDHLKEAQAKVLKATSFMRKDLELPENEASPGQAPKRLGPVHGQVTRIGGRKRFSMDKKIHSFSEPDKINEVGVEDKLGSFVDRYKFFEGSCRLTLQKPIPKQSLLSPSEDLNERKSKLTGDGESILRAPIKQSKSSHSYLNAEEQQRLGTFAEYEATWNLKKKPLERRTTGRYHSAENILDSGLDESNSAVCIHERSRSSPSADFCGQNIPLPPRQSPVQSPSECKDQQQTCITSLSEREHDPVIISEPLESITLNVLEKEHTAASLLLNQRLRPDSRHPPSLSSHHLQVPVSEQILPKNKMLEPQRSAQVRMDKKLETMGPSRVAQEVQPIAQGITAVQTPSPDSTQGSTRLCTTHCPLEHLERDMFLTTEQENGQKSDSGGLFSLLGRSSISPQRNADLTITSANRTRSPSPQFFPQRFTDEPLTTVQKKDPHSYKMEETLEPNTAGRKVPIQIVYLENGSERDCRNYLLHGETLGGSEFPITSQLKQLDSPEQPKSLFSACARPDPNRNTDRTSSEHQIDNETVRTDSLSEHSEEDLKREELARDIMGKDKSLVDILDQSKMKTTMDLMEGIFPQGEQLLEGAQLRRKATSKQTPPKTQQRVEDSLASSVSLVSSSSYYSTSAPKAELLIKMKDLQELMEEQDSEDELDYDVSSKKQELIDSLSKKLQVLREARESLQEDIQDNNLLGEEVEATVQTVCKPNELEKFRMFVGDLDKVVSLLLSLSGRLARVENALNNLEEGTSADEKNTLTEKRKLLIRQHEDAKELKENLDRRERLVYDILDSCLSEECLADYKHFVKMKSALIIEQRKLEDKIKLGEEQLKCLKDSMPLDQRLLY, encoded by the exons GATTGTCAGCGTGAACTCGCTTCTTCTCAGTGGATACAGACAGGAGGCCATTTGTCTGGTGAAAAGCTCTCATAAGACGCTCTCTCTGGGAATAAAACG GAGGAATGAGTCTTCATGTAGACCTCATTCCTGGCACTCCGCAAAACCCACAGAAAACCCAACCACAGACATCACTAAATCTGAACCCAACCCTGGAGCTGAACCTACCTGgcagacaaaatatgatgcagG TTCACCAGCAAAAGACAACACCAGCTGTTGGGGACAGACAAATCTGCGAAAAGTGTCCTGCCAGTTCAGCTCAGTGGGAAATATGGAAAGTGTAGAGCCCTCAACTCATGCTTTCTCAAAAGAGCCAGCGTTATCGAACAAGCCCAGCAGTGTAGAAGACCACCCAATGGTTGAGAAAGCTGCCAACAAACGTACCTCTGCATGTAACGCATTTTTGTCAGGCTCAACTGACCACAGTGCACCTCGGGGTATCATCCCCACAGAGGGTATGTTTTACAGAGGCAGTCCAAATGAGATTGGAGTTCCCAGTGACTGCCACAGATACCTACAGATTCCCATGGGAAATGGTGGACAAGTGAGTCCCAGCATGGAGGATCAAGCTGGCTCCAAATTCTCCTCTTCTGGGAGATCAAACCATGGGCCTGTGTGGCATGTTCCTGAGAATAAATTGTTAACTAGTGCAGCTTCACCTGCACCACCTCCTCCACTGCGTAGTGATAGTTTCACTGCCACCAGAGTTCATGAGAAGACCATGGTGGGGTCCTTTCCTGAAGGACTTCCTTCTTTTCCACAACAGAAGTCTCACTGTAGAGCTGTGGACAGACCGTTTGATGACTACCATGCCAGTGACAGAGGACATGAAGTGAGACATAGCTTTAACCTACCTCAAAAGAAAGACTTTCTTCATCCATATCTTTCAGTTGAGAACTACAACCCAAATCAGCAAAACACTAATAAACAGTTTTCCCATTCAAGCACTGATGTAAGACAAGGCCAGAATCCATTTACATATGAGCTTCAGCATCAGAGACAACACAGCGATGAGAGTCCTTTCTCCATGAACCCAGGTACTACATACACAACAAAGACCCAGAGCATTGGGAACTACTACAGAAGCCTTCAAGATCTGCCTAACAACACAGGCAGTCGAAACCAAGCGAGAACCTCGACAGCTTCCCTCTTGAACACAGCCTTTGACCACAACCATGAAGGTCAGGCTCATTTCCGTTACTACTGCATCACTGCCCAGCAGCCATCCTTGGAGTCATCTACCTTAGCACAGGGATGGATGGGTGATGAATGGAGGTCAGATACAGGGACTACACAAGGTGTCACAGAAAGAAGCTTTGTTGGTTCTCAAAAGGTCATAAAGACAAAGTATCCCCAACCCTACCTTAGTCTTCCAGAGAACAAGagctccagtggttacagcaaacAGCAGACCATCAGTCTTCCCTCAAGCGAAGCTGCATCTCTTGGACCAGATCGTGTTATCTCAAAGTCCAGctctggggagagggaaagagagggtCAAAAGAAGAAATTTGCGGATGTTAAGCAGCAGCCCTCCAGGCAGGAATCAAACCACCAGACAGAGCAGAAAAACCCTGTCTCCACTTACCACCAAGACAATCCATGGATCATCAAGCAAGATCAAAAGATCTGTCCTCAGAAGACCCCCATGTTGCACTCTTTGGCCCAGGAGAGCAAGAAGGCAGATAAATCAATAATAACATCCAAAGTAGGAGGCCATCAAGAAACAACTGATTCCCTTGGTGGCAAACAGGGAAGACGGAGTGATCGCTACGCAACTACTCTGCGCAATGAAATCCAACAGAAGAAAGCACAGCTGCAGAAAAGCAGAAGTGCAGCTACCTTGACCTGTCCAAGCGAAGTTGAGGAGGACTCTGGTATCTGGAAGTCCAATGAGACCTCTACATCCTCATCTGATGGTTCCTTCACCAACACCTACAAGGATCATCTGAAGGAAGCCCAGGCAAAAGTTCTGAAGGCCACATCTTTTATGAGGAAAGACCTGGAGCTCCCTGAGAATGAAGCTTCACCTGGCCAGGCGCCCAAACGGCTTGGGCCCGTTCATGGCCAAGTCACGCGCATTGGAGGACGCAAACGATTTTCCATggataaaaaaatacattctttctCTGAACCAGACAAGATCAATGAAGTAGGAGTTGAAGATAAACTTGGGTCCTTTGTAGACCGATATAAATTCTTTGAAGGTTCCTGTAGGTTGACCCTCCAGAAGCCCATTCCAAAGCAGTCCCTGCTTAGTCCCAGTGAAGACCTTAATGAGAGAAAAAGCAAATTAACTGGTGACGGTGAAAGTATCCTCAGAGCTCCCATCAAACAGAGTAAATCAAGCCATTCTTACCTTAATGCTGAGGAGCAACAACGGCTGGGTACATTTGCTGAATACGAGGCTACATGGAACCTGAAGAAGAAGCCACTGGAAAGAAGAACCACTGGCAGATATCACTCAGCTGAAAACATTCTGGACTCAGGCTTGGATGAATCCAACAGCGCAGTGTGTATTCACGAAAGATCTCGTTCCTCACCTTCTGCTGACTTCTGTGGTCAG AATATCCCTCTGCCACCCAGACAGTCTCCTGTGCAATCTCCATCTGAATGCAAGGACCAACAGCAGACCTGTATCACCAG TCTATCTGAAAGGGAGCATGATCCTGTTATCATCTCTGAGCCTCTGGAATCAATCACACTGAATGTTCTGGAAAAAGAACACACGGCAGCTTCTCTTCTTTTGAACCAGAGATTAAGACCTGATTCTAGGCACCCACCATCCCTCTCCTCACATCATCTCCAGGTTCCTGTGTCTGAGCAGATActtccaaaaaacaaaatgctTGAACCACAGAGGTCTGCCCAGGTTAGAATGGACAAAAAGCTGGAAACCATGGGCCCTTCCAGAGTCGCACAGGAAGTGCAGCCCATTGCACAGGGCATCACAGCAGTTCAAACTCCTTCCCCTGACTCAACTCAAGGATCCACGAGACTCTGTACTACACATTGCCCTTTAGAACACCTGGAGAGAGACATGTTCTTGACCACAGAACAAGAAAACGGTCAGAAATCAGACAGCGGGGGGCTGTTTTCTCTTTTAGGTCGTTCCTCCATTTCTCCCCAGAGGAATGCTGACCTGACCATAACCTCAGCCAACAGAACACGTTCTCCATCTCCACAGTTTTTTCCACAAAGATTTACAGATGAACCTCTGACAACTGTGCAGAAAAAGGATCCACACAG TTATAAGATGGAGGAAACACTAGAACCAAACACTGCTGGGCGCAAAGTCCCTATACAGATCGTCTATTTAGAGAACGGTTCCGAAAGAGACTGTAGAAACTATCTACTACATGGCGAAACATTGGGAGGCTCTGAGTTTCCTATAACTTCCCAACTAAAACAACTAGATTCTCCAGAGCAACCTAAGTCACTGTTTAGTGCCTGTGCTCGCCCGGATCCCAATAGAAACACTGACAGGACTTCCTCAGAACATCAAATCGACAACGAGACAGTGAGGACCGACAGTTTGTCTGAGCACTCTGAAGAGGACTTAAAAAGAGAGGAACTGGCCAGAGATATCATGGGAAAGGACAAGAGTCTGGTGGACATTTTGGATCAGAGTAAGATGAAGACCACGATGGATCTGATGGAGGGAATCTTTCCTCAAGGGGAACAGCTCCTGGAGGGGGCGCAGCTAAGGAGGAAGGCCACCTCCAAACAGACACCTCCCAAAACACAGCAGAG GGTGGAAGACAGTTTGGCTTCATCAGTGTCGTTAGTGAGCAGTTCGTCATATTACAGCACATCGGCACCCAAAGCTGAGCTGCTTATAAAGATGAAGGATCTGCAAGAGCTCATGGAGGAACAGGATTCAGAAGATGAACTCGATTATGACGTTTCCAGCAAGAAG CAAGAGTTGATCGACAGCTTAAGCAAGAAGCTCCAGGTTCTGCGAGAGGCCCGTGAAAGCCTTCAAGAGGACATACAGGACAATAATCTTCTCGGAGAGGAGGTGGAGGCCACCGTACAGACCGTCTGCAAGCCAAATGAGCTAGAGAAGTTCCGCATGTTTGTGGGGGATCTGGATAAAGTGGTCAGTCTTCTGCTGTCACTGTCCGGCAGACTCGCTCGTGTGGAAAACGCCCTGAACAACCTGGAAGAGGGAACGTCAGCTGACGAGAAG AACACTTTGACAGAGAAACGGAAACTACTGATTCGCCAGCATGAAGACGCTAAAGAACTGAAGGAGAACTTGGACAGAAGGGAACGTTTGGTGTATGACATTCTGGACAGTTGCCTGAGTGAAGAGTGTCTTGCAGACTACAAGCACTTTGTAAAAATGAAGTCAGCACTGATTATTGAGCAACGCAAACTGGAAGACAAGATCAAACTGGGTGAAGAGCAGCTCAAATGTCTGAAGGACAGTATGCCACTGGACCAGAGACTACTGTACTGA